One genomic segment of Ostreibacterium oceani includes these proteins:
- a CDS encoding DEAD/DEAH box helicase yields MDKKINTTTENPLHFSHLPIHPALQAALAQKKWQQCTPIQAKTLPLTLAGNDIAGKAQTGTGKTAAFLIAVYHYLMTNPVQPNETGPWGLILAPTRELAAQIYEDALEIGCYTGLRPVVIYGGKEYDQQKAEFSESQPDIIIGTPGRIIDLFKQRLFSLKNIDCFVLDEADRMFDLGFISDIRYLLKTMPAADKRLNLIFSATFTYRVQELAYEYLNGPKLIEIESATQAADQVTQRMYHVANTEKTPLLIGQLQQLAPEKAIVFVNTKHVLERLAHTLSHHGFNVAELSGDVSQHRREKLLKAFQSGEKNILLATDVAARGLHVDDISHVFNYDLPQHPEDYIHRIGRTARAGKSGMAISFCCEDYAYHLPEIEEKLGAKIQSENITDDMLADVQPTPEFVPQPKHQGKSKPSPNRAGQSRTGQSRTGQSRTGQSRTGQSRTGQSRTGQSRTGQSRTGQSRTGQSRTNQSKTGESKTGQSKAGQPRNDKPRPNQSRTNQPRQKSQSNSADNNATGNTTGNTAPSTGES; encoded by the coding sequence ATGGACAAAAAAATTAATACGACGACTGAAAATCCACTTCACTTTTCTCATTTACCAATACACCCTGCACTACAAGCGGCACTGGCGCAAAAAAAATGGCAACAATGCACCCCCATACAAGCCAAAACGCTACCGTTAACACTGGCAGGCAACGACATTGCAGGCAAGGCGCAAACAGGCACAGGCAAAACAGCTGCCTTTCTCATTGCCGTTTATCATTATCTCATGACAAACCCGGTCCAACCCAATGAGACAGGGCCGTGGGGGCTTATTTTGGCGCCCACGCGCGAACTCGCGGCGCAAATCTACGAAGATGCCCTGGAAATCGGCTGCTATACAGGGCTTCGCCCCGTCGTAATTTATGGCGGCAAAGAATACGATCAACAAAAAGCCGAATTTAGCGAGTCTCAACCCGATATTATTATCGGCACACCGGGGCGCATTATTGATTTATTTAAGCAGCGGTTGTTTAGCTTAAAAAATATTGACTGTTTTGTCCTAGATGAAGCCGATAGAATGTTTGACTTAGGTTTTATCTCTGATATTCGTTATTTGCTCAAGACAATGCCTGCAGCAGATAAGCGACTTAACCTGATTTTTTCGGCCACCTTTACTTATCGCGTTCAAGAACTCGCCTACGAGTACTTAAATGGTCCAAAACTCATCGAAATCGAGTCCGCCACACAGGCCGCCGACCAAGTAACCCAACGCATGTACCATGTTGCAAATACTGAGAAAACACCGCTACTGATTGGGCAGTTACAGCAATTAGCGCCTGAAAAAGCCATCGTTTTTGTCAACACCAAACACGTATTAGAACGCCTCGCACATACACTGAGCCACCATGGTTTTAATGTTGCCGAATTGTCGGGAGACGTGTCACAGCACCGACGAGAAAAATTACTCAAAGCATTCCAGTCAGGCGAAAAAAACATTCTACTCGCCACCGATGTCGCCGCCCGTGGACTGCATGTCGATGACATTAGCCATGTTTTTAATTACGACTTGCCACAACACCCTGAAGACTATATTCACCGAATTGGTCGCACGGCACGCGCTGGTAAATCGGGGATGGCGATTAGTTTTTGCTGCGAAGATTACGCCTACCATTTGCCTGAAATTGAAGAAAAACTCGGCGCAAAAATCCAAAGCGAAAACATCACTGATGACATGTTAGCCGATGTCCAACCAACACCCGAATTCGTCCCCCAGCCCAAACACCAAGGAAAATCAAAACCCAGCCCAAATCGCGCTGGACAATCACGCACTGGACAATCACGCACTGGACAATCACGCACTGGACAATCACGCACTGGACAATCACGCACTGGACAATCACGCACTGGACAATCACGCACTGGACAATCACGCACTGGACAATCACGCACGGGGCAATCTCGAACCAATCAGTCAAAAACAGGGGAGTCAAAAACAGGGCAGTCAAAGGCGGGACAACCACGCAATGACAAGCCACGCCCCAATCAATCACGGACCAATCAGCCACGCCAAAAATCTCAATCCAACAGCGCAGATAACAATGCAACGGGTAACACAACAGGTAACACAGCCCCTAGCACTGGCGAGTCTTAA
- a CDS encoding YqaA family protein, whose product MHPASDTTFEAGELSMDSEYGLLHMDYFVELGHIGLFIAAFLAATLLPLSSELVLSSLLLAGLPAISLVLTATTGNVLGSFCNYLIGYWGSQQLTNTQLNKWLQRAENSLRQARIRYQKWGLVALLFAWVPVIGDPLTLVAGVLRVPWVAFVILVTIGKLLRYIVITYFVLQIS is encoded by the coding sequence ATGCACCCTGCCTCAGATACCACATTTGAGGCAGGTGAATTAAGCATGGATTCTGAGTATGGGTTACTACATATGGATTACTTTGTCGAGCTTGGTCATATAGGGCTTTTTATCGCTGCGTTTTTGGCGGCAACCTTATTACCTCTCAGTTCTGAGTTGGTGCTAAGCTCACTCCTATTAGCAGGTTTGCCTGCGATTAGCCTCGTTCTCACAGCAACAACGGGTAATGTATTGGGGTCGTTCTGCAACTATCTCATTGGTTATTGGGGATCGCAACAACTAACTAACACCCAGTTAAATAAATGGCTGCAACGCGCTGAAAATTCACTACGTCAGGCACGCATTCGCTATCAAAAATGGGGGTTAGTTGCGTTACTTTTTGCTTGGGTACCTGTGATTGGCGATCCATTGACGTTGGTTGCTGGCGTATTGCGCGTGCCGTGGGTTGCTTTTGTCATTTTAGTCACGATAGGCAAACTGCTCCGCTATATTGTTATCACCTATTTTGTCTTACAAATCAGCTAA
- the folD gene encoding bifunctional methylenetetrahydrofolate dehydrogenase/methenyltetrahydrofolate cyclohydrolase FolD: protein MTQIIDGKAFAAKLRQDIKQQTDLLKSQGITPGLAVVLVGEDPASQVYVRNKGKQSIEVGFKSIEHKLDATVSQAELLDLIQQLNQDDSIHGILVQLPVPKHIDDKAVINAIAPEKDVDGFSQLNVGRLNIGEQSLVPCTPLGCTMLLKDYFGGDLTGKNAVVLGRSNIVGKPMAALLLQESCTVTIAHSKTKDIETVCRAADIVVAAVGRPQMVKKSWIGEGAVVIDVGINRIDVDGKTKLVGDVDYDDVFDNAAAITPVPGGVGPMTIACLLYNTLTAAKMQRGIE, encoded by the coding sequence ATGACGCAAATCATTGATGGAAAGGCATTTGCCGCCAAACTAAGACAAGACATTAAACAGCAGACTGACTTGCTTAAATCACAAGGTATTACACCGGGGTTGGCCGTGGTATTGGTCGGCGAAGACCCTGCCTCACAAGTCTATGTGCGAAATAAAGGCAAACAATCAATTGAAGTCGGGTTTAAATCAATAGAGCATAAGCTGGATGCGACGGTATCTCAGGCGGAATTGCTCGACCTTATCCAGCAGCTTAACCAAGATGATTCCATTCATGGCATTTTGGTACAATTGCCTGTGCCCAAGCATATCGATGACAAAGCGGTTATCAATGCGATTGCCCCTGAAAAAGATGTCGATGGCTTTAGCCAATTAAACGTAGGGCGTTTAAATATTGGTGAGCAATCGTTAGTGCCTTGCACACCATTGGGCTGCACCATGCTGCTCAAAGACTATTTCGGTGGTGATTTGACGGGCAAAAACGCCGTTGTGCTTGGGCGTTCGAATATTGTCGGTAAACCAATGGCAGCGCTGTTATTACAAGAAAGCTGTACCGTCACCATCGCCCATTCCAAAACCAAAGACATCGAAACCGTCTGCCGTGCGGCTGATATCGTGGTAGCCGCTGTAGGGCGACCACAAATGGTAAAAAAATCATGGATAGGTGAGGGCGCGGTGGTGATTGATGTGGGGATTAACCGTATTGACGTCGATGGTAAAACCAAACTGGTCGGTGATGTGGATTATGATGATGTGTTTGATAACGCAGCAGCAATCACCCCTGTACCTGGCGGTGTTGGACCGATGACCATTGCTTGCTTGCTGTATAACACCCTGACAGCGGCCAAAATGCAACGCGGCATTGAGTAA
- the rimO gene encoding 30S ribosomal protein S12 methylthiotransferase RimO, with amino-acid sequence MSQLPINASTTSSTSTTSATRINKDGIPSVSRHDDAAKVGFISLGCPKALVDSERILTQLRSDGYEIVNTYEDAGLVIVNTCGFIDSAIAESLDTIGEAIAKNGRVIVTGCLGKDAEKIQQTHPKVLAISGPQAYETVMNQVHEHLPKPKKNPFIDLVPPQGIKLTPRHYAYLKISEGCNHSCTFCIIPDLRGKLVSRPAGDVMAEAERLANAGVQELLVISQDTSAYGVDIKYKTDFNNGQPIKSRIKELCEALARFDIWVRLHYVYPYPSVDDLIPLMAEGKILPYLDIPFQHANHDILRNMKRPAHSEKVLHRIANWRQIVPDIALRSTFIVGFPGETEAQFEELLDFLREARLDRVGAFAYSQVKGAKSNALPNHVPEAVKQERLARLMAIQAEISAEKLADKIGSIQPVMIDEVDTDAHIAIGRTVYDAPEIDGVVQIESIDGIAPGQVIHVEITEATDHDLIAVPA; translated from the coding sequence ATGAGCCAGTTACCAATTAACGCCAGTACCACCAGTTCTACCAGTACCACCAGTGCCACGCGTATCAATAAGGATGGGATACCAAGTGTGTCTCGTCATGATGATGCCGCCAAAGTTGGTTTTATTAGCCTTGGTTGCCCCAAGGCGCTCGTTGATTCTGAACGCATCTTAACCCAGTTACGCAGCGATGGCTATGAAATAGTCAACACCTACGAAGACGCAGGCTTAGTGATTGTTAATACGTGTGGTTTTATCGATTCGGCGATTGCTGAATCACTCGATACGATTGGGGAAGCCATTGCTAAAAATGGGCGCGTGATTGTCACAGGCTGTCTGGGTAAAGACGCTGAAAAAATTCAACAAACACACCCCAAAGTACTTGCCATTTCAGGGCCGCAAGCGTATGAAACGGTGATGAATCAGGTTCACGAACACCTGCCCAAGCCCAAAAAAAATCCATTTATTGATTTGGTGCCGCCACAAGGCATCAAGCTCACCCCTAGGCATTATGCGTATTTGAAAATATCTGAAGGCTGTAATCACAGTTGTACTTTTTGTATTATTCCTGATTTGCGTGGCAAGCTGGTCTCGCGACCCGCTGGCGATGTCATGGCTGAGGCAGAACGCCTTGCCAATGCAGGGGTGCAAGAATTATTGGTTATATCCCAAGACACAAGTGCTTATGGCGTTGATATTAAATATAAAACTGATTTTAACAATGGGCAGCCAATCAAATCACGAATCAAAGAATTATGCGAAGCACTGGCACGGTTTGATATTTGGGTGAGGCTACACTATGTTTATCCATACCCCAGCGTCGATGACTTAATTCCACTGATGGCTGAGGGGAAGATACTGCCGTATTTGGATATTCCATTCCAACATGCCAATCACGACATATTACGCAACATGAAACGCCCCGCACATAGTGAAAAAGTCCTGCACCGGATTGCCAATTGGCGACAAATTGTGCCAGATATTGCGTTGCGTTCAACGTTTATTGTTGGTTTTCCTGGGGAAACCGAAGCGCAATTTGAAGAATTATTAGACTTTTTACGCGAAGCCCGTCTTGATCGGGTCGGGGCATTTGCCTATTCTCAAGTCAAAGGCGCAAAATCAAACGCCCTGCCAAACCATGTGCCAGAAGCCGTCAAGCAAGAACGCCTAGCGCGACTAATGGCAATACAAGCCGAGATTAGCGCCGAAAAACTCGCCGATAAAATCGGTAGTATTCAGCCTGTGATGATTGACGAAGTGGATACGGATGCGCACATTGCCATCGGTCGCACGGTTTATGATGCGCCTGAAATTGATGGCGTAGTACAAATCGAATCTATTGACGGCATTGCGCCAGGGCAAGTTATTCACGTTGAAATTACAGAGGCGACTGATCACGATTTAATTGCTGTCCCTGCGTAA
- the metK gene encoding methionine adenosyltransferase, with protein MTNAYLFTSESVSEGHPDKIADQISDAVLDHILAKDKHARVACETLIKTGMVIVAGEVATSTWVDLEEIVRQQIKTIGYTSSEVGFDSETCAVLNAIGKQSGDIAQGVDRASPEEQGAGDQGLMFGFATNETDVLMPAPITYAHRLVQRQSEMRREKVLPWLRPDAKSQVTFKYDAGKIVGISAVVLSTQHDPDISQAHLQEAVMENIIKPVLPPEWLDNNTAYHINPTGKFVIGGPVGDCGLTGRKIIVDTYGGAAHHGGGAFSGKDPSKVDRSAAYAGRYVAKNIVAAGLADKCEIQVSYAIGVAEPISISVNTYGTGKITDERIVALVRRHFDLRPYGIIQMLDLIRPIYTQTASYGHFGRELPEFTWEKTDKADDLRADAFS; from the coding sequence ATGACAAATGCGTATTTATTTACCTCAGAATCAGTTTCTGAAGGGCATCCTGATAAAATTGCTGATCAAATTTCTGACGCAGTACTAGACCATATTTTGGCCAAAGACAAACACGCGCGCGTGGCGTGTGAAACGCTAATCAAAACAGGCATGGTGATTGTGGCAGGCGAAGTCGCAACCAGTACGTGGGTGGATTTGGAAGAAATCGTTAGACAGCAAATTAAAACTATTGGTTATACCAGCTCAGAAGTCGGCTTTGATAGCGAAACTTGCGCGGTTTTAAATGCCATAGGTAAGCAATCGGGCGATATTGCACAGGGCGTTGACAGGGCTTCACCCGAGGAACAGGGCGCAGGTGACCAAGGGCTGATGTTTGGGTTTGCAACCAATGAAACCGATGTGTTGATGCCAGCGCCGATTACTTATGCACACCGCCTCGTGCAGCGTCAGTCTGAAATGCGCCGCGAAAAAGTACTACCGTGGTTGCGCCCCGATGCGAAAAGCCAAGTGACATTTAAGTATGATGCAGGAAAAATCGTCGGTATCTCTGCGGTGGTCTTATCAACCCAGCACGACCCCGATATTAGCCAAGCGCATCTACAAGAAGCCGTCATGGAAAACATTATCAAGCCAGTGCTACCCCCAGAATGGCTAGACAATAATACCGCCTATCATATTAACCCGACAGGTAAGTTTGTTATTGGTGGGCCAGTGGGTGATTGCGGTCTTACTGGGCGTAAAATCATTGTCGATACTTATGGCGGTGCAGCGCACCACGGTGGTGGCGCGTTTTCTGGTAAAGACCCGTCCAAAGTCGACCGTTCAGCAGCGTATGCAGGGCGTTATGTTGCCAAAAATATTGTGGCGGCAGGCTTGGCTGATAAATGCGAAATCCAAGTCTCTTATGCCATTGGCGTGGCAGAACCCATTTCGATTAGTGTGAACACTTATGGTACAGGTAAAATTACCGACGAACGAATTGTTGCGCTGGTGCGTCGGCATTTTGATTTACGTCCTTACGGGATTATTCAAATGCTGGATTTGATTCGCCCGATTTATACTCAAACCGCCAGTTATGGGCATTTTGGTCGTGAGTTGCCTGAATTCACGTGGGAAAAAACGGACAAAGCGGATGACCTTCGCGCGGATGCTTTCTCATGA
- a CDS encoding proline--tRNA ligase encodes MRLSNYYLPTLKEAPAEAEIISHQLMLRAGLIKQVSSGIYTWLPLGLTVYKKIEAIVREEMNNIGALEIDMPSAQPAELWQDSGRWQDYGPELLRFKDRHQRDFCIGPTHEEIVTDLLKGEVQSYKQLPITVYQIQKKFRDEIRPRFGVMRGREFLMKDAYSFHADSASLATTYQAMYQAYQQIFTRMGLDFCAVEADSGSIGGSRSHEFHVLADSGEDVIMFSDGSDFASNIESTQSLPVTTLTEPTEAMRLVDTPDTKTIAALVEKYQLPIEKTIKTLVVKAATDCDSDLIALLVRGDHELNAIKAEKHPWVASPLQMASEDDIRQAIGAGPGSLGPVNLPIPFIADETVAAMSDFGAGANIEAKHYFGINWGRDVALGEVMDIRNAKVGDSSPDGSGHLRMARGIEVGHIFQLGKKYSEAMQMTVLDEHGKAVTPYMGCYGVGVTRLVAAAIEQHHDDKGIIWPPAIAPFSLVIAPINYGKSAAVTQFADDLYQTLRDKGIPVVLDDRGKRPGVMFSELELIGIPHRVVIGDKTLADNEVEYQGRTDESSQRIATDTVLEFLLTTLNKTA; translated from the coding sequence ATGCGATTATCGAACTACTATTTACCGACGTTAAAAGAAGCACCTGCAGAAGCAGAAATCATTAGCCACCAACTAATGTTGCGCGCAGGATTAATTAAACAAGTCTCTTCAGGGATTTATACTTGGTTGCCACTCGGGCTGACCGTGTATAAAAAAATTGAAGCCATTGTTCGTGAAGAAATGAATAATATTGGCGCGCTTGAAATTGACATGCCTTCGGCGCAACCTGCTGAATTATGGCAAGACTCTGGTCGGTGGCAAGATTATGGGCCTGAGTTATTACGCTTTAAAGATCGACATCAGCGTGATTTTTGTATCGGCCCAACACACGAGGAGATTGTGACCGATTTGCTCAAAGGCGAAGTGCAATCTTACAAACAACTACCGATTACGGTCTATCAAATCCAGAAAAAATTTCGTGATGAGATTCGCCCACGGTTTGGTGTGATGCGTGGGCGTGAATTTTTAATGAAAGATGCCTATTCATTTCATGCCGATTCGGCTTCGTTAGCCACGACTTATCAGGCAATGTACCAAGCCTATCAGCAAATTTTCACGCGCATGGGGCTTGATTTTTGCGCGGTAGAAGCGGATAGCGGGAGCATCGGCGGCAGTCGTTCGCATGAGTTTCATGTATTGGCTGACTCGGGTGAAGACGTCATTATGTTTTCAGATGGTAGCGACTTTGCGTCGAATATTGAATCAACGCAATCACTGCCTGTCACCACGCTGACCGAGCCGACAGAAGCCATGCGCTTAGTCGATACACCAGACACCAAAACGATTGCGGCGTTGGTTGAGAAATACCAATTACCCATTGAAAAAACCATTAAAACGTTAGTTGTCAAAGCCGCAACGGATTGTGATAGCGATTTGATTGCTTTGTTAGTTCGCGGCGATCACGAGCTCAATGCGATTAAGGCAGAAAAGCATCCATGGGTTGCGTCTCCGTTGCAGATGGCTAGCGAAGACGACATTCGTCAAGCGATTGGCGCAGGGCCAGGCTCTTTGGGGCCAGTCAATTTGCCCATACCGTTTATTGCTGATGAGACGGTTGCCGCGATGAGTGATTTCGGTGCAGGCGCTAATATCGAAGCCAAACATTACTTCGGTATTAATTGGGGGCGCGATGTTGCGTTGGGTGAGGTGATGGATATCCGTAACGCCAAAGTCGGCGATTCTAGCCCCGATGGCAGTGGTCATTTGAGAATGGCTAGAGGTATTGAAGTCGGACATATTTTCCAGCTCGGGAAAAAATATTCAGAGGCCATGCAAATGACGGTTTTGGACGAACATGGCAAAGCCGTCACGCCTTATATGGGCTGCTACGGTGTTGGTGTGACACGTCTCGTTGCCGCCGCGATTGAGCAACACCACGACGACAAAGGGATTATTTGGCCACCAGCAATCGCCCCGTTTAGTCTCGTGATTGCGCCGATTAATTATGGGAAGTCAGCTGCGGTAACACAGTTTGCAGATGATTTATACCAAACCCTTCGTGATAAAGGCATTCCTGTTGTGCTTGATGATCGTGGCAAACGCCCAGGCGTTATGTTTTCGGAATTAGAATTGATTGGTATTCCGCACCGTGTCGTTATCGGAGATAAGACGTTGGCGGATAATGAGGTCGAATACCAAGGCCGCACAGATGAAAGCAGTCAACGCATTGCAACCGATACGGTGCTTGAATTTTTGTTGACAACGCTAAATAAAACAGCCTGA
- the truD gene encoding tRNA pseudouridine(13) synthase TruD — protein sequence MTTSPMTASPMTASPTTSLNPWIDDCLLFDANSLASAQFKSIPADFVVDEQLDWQWRGTGEHIFLNIQKTNSNTLWVAKQLAKFYQVPIKDIGYSGLKDRHAVTTQYFSVRLPGVKPGAYALPTSTEFTVGHHVLHDKKLKRGQHRGNTFCIRLRHVVGNRALIEERLAYLTQQGMPNFFDSQRFGHDAQNLIRVTDWVNGHANIAKRTEKSLLISALRAAIFNAQLAMRVKQGSWNQAMPNDTMCLAGSHSFFQIDQPDDVISKRLQSHDIHPAGVLPGKETALNSAWFADDGYPFERDKLQDFMNKNNLSEQYRAFRVSVKNLSWQWEGEDCCLQFSLPNGAYASAVIKQIFAI from the coding sequence ATGACAACATCACCAATGACCGCATCGCCAATGACCGCATCGCCAACAACATCACTTAACCCTTGGATTGATGACTGTTTGCTATTCGATGCAAATAGCCTTGCGTCGGCACAATTCAAAAGCATCCCTGCGGATTTTGTGGTTGATGAACAATTGGATTGGCAGTGGCGTGGTACGGGTGAGCATATCTTTCTAAATATCCAAAAAACGAATAGCAATACGCTGTGGGTCGCCAAGCAATTGGCAAAATTTTATCAAGTGCCTATCAAAGATATTGGCTATTCAGGGCTAAAAGACCGTCATGCCGTCACGACACAATACTTTTCGGTACGCCTGCCAGGGGTAAAGCCTGGTGCATATGCATTACCGACATCGACAGAATTTACGGTTGGCCATCATGTGCTACACGACAAAAAACTCAAACGTGGACAGCACCGAGGAAATACGTTTTGCATTCGGTTGCGCCATGTAGTCGGCAATCGTGCGTTGATTGAAGAGCGGTTGGCTTATTTAACACAGCAAGGTATGCCTAATTTTTTTGATAGTCAACGGTTTGGCCATGACGCTCAAAATTTAATCCGTGTCACGGATTGGGTGAATGGACACGCCAATATCGCCAAGCGAACAGAAAAGAGCCTACTGATTTCTGCGCTACGCGCGGCGATTTTTAATGCCCAGTTGGCAATGCGCGTCAAGCAAGGTAGTTGGAATCAAGCGATGCCTAATGATACGATGTGTTTAGCTGGCAGTCATAGCTTTTTTCAGATTGACCAGCCCGATGACGTAATAAGCAAGCGTTTACAAAGCCATGATATTCATCCTGCGGGCGTGTTGCCGGGCAAAGAAACCGCGCTAAATTCGGCGTGGTTTGCTGACGATGGTTACCCGTTTGAGCGAGATAAATTACAAGATTTTATGAATAAAAACAATTTATCGGAGCAGTATCGTGCGTTTCGTGTGAGCGTTAAGAATTTGTCTTGGCAATGGGAGGGCGAGGACTGCTGTTTGCAATTTTCGCTGCCTAATGGTGCCTATGCGAGTGCCGTCATTAAACAAATTTTTGCTATTTGA
- the ybeY gene encoding rRNA maturation RNase YbeY, which yields MQNQSCSVTMPVVELQVATAVACPTKAQFQQWVNATVNHLAATASIALTDAIELTIRVVDNAEMQQLNADFRGKDAPTNVLAFPYTPLVLPSGFPHSVSGYDDVPLNVDLNVDEDLIESLAGGVAKEVAQISQETYLGDMVIAAPVVIEEASAQAKPINHHWMHLTVHGLLHLYGYDHQTDAEAEAMEAQEIAVLQALGVPNPYV from the coding sequence GTGCAAAATCAGTCGTGCAGTGTGACGATGCCAGTCGTTGAATTACAAGTGGCAACGGCGGTCGCATGCCCGACGAAAGCCCAATTTCAGCAGTGGGTGAATGCGACGGTTAATCACTTGGCGGCAACAGCGTCGATTGCGTTAACCGATGCCATTGAACTGACAATACGCGTTGTCGATAATGCAGAAATGCAACAACTAAACGCCGATTTTCGTGGTAAAGACGCACCAACGAATGTGCTGGCCTTTCCTTATACACCGTTGGTTTTGCCGTCTGGTTTTCCGCATTCTGTTAGCGGTTATGACGATGTGCCGCTAAATGTGGATCTAAATGTGGATGAAGACTTAATCGAAAGTTTGGCAGGAGGGGTAGCGAAAGAGGTCGCACAGATATCACAAGAAACTTATCTGGGTGATATGGTTATCGCGGCTCCAGTTGTGATTGAGGAGGCGTCTGCACAAGCAAAACCAATTAACCACCATTGGATGCATTTGACCGTACATGGCTTGTTGCATTTGTACGGCTATGACCATCAAACGGATGCTGAGGCAGAGGCGATGGAAGCGCAAGAAATTGCGGTTTTACAAGCCTTAGGTGTGCCTAATCCGTACGTATGA
- a CDS encoding PhoH family protein — MSKLEFVLASKDAGRFQRLSGYMNENFRVIETALSVSIANRGELVSIEGEETAILQARQVIDTLYAQTENAAINIDAAAIHLVIRDIANTVSHEVVDDEIIIQTKRGKVRGRGTNQRQYLKRIFDYDVNFGLGPAGTGKTYLAVACAVAMLNEDLVRRIVLVRPAVEAGERLGFLPGDLAQKVDPYLRPLYDALYEMLGAERAGKLIEKNIIEIAPLAFMRGRTLSDAFIILDEAQNTTAEQMKMFLTRIGFGSKAVVTGDLSQVDLPKGVRSGLRDASEVLKGVEGIAYTVFSADDVVRHPLVQRIVIAYEKQAASQSNDAKR; from the coding sequence ATGAGTAAACTAGAATTCGTTTTAGCGAGCAAAGACGCGGGACGCTTTCAACGGCTTTCTGGCTATATGAATGAGAATTTTCGTGTCATTGAAACGGCGTTATCAGTTTCTATCGCCAACCGTGGTGAGCTGGTCTCGATTGAAGGAGAAGAGACCGCGATTTTACAAGCGCGACAAGTAATTGATACCCTGTATGCGCAAACTGAAAACGCGGCCATTAATATTGATGCAGCCGCCATTCATTTGGTTATTCGTGATATCGCCAATACTGTGTCGCACGAGGTGGTTGATGATGAAATTATTATTCAAACCAAGCGCGGTAAAGTGCGAGGGCGCGGGACAAACCAACGCCAATACTTAAAGCGTATCTTTGATTATGATGTTAATTTTGGTTTAGGCCCTGCTGGAACGGGGAAAACTTATCTGGCAGTGGCCTGTGCGGTCGCCATGCTAAACGAAGATTTGGTGCGACGGATTGTGCTCGTGCGTCCTGCGGTAGAGGCGGGTGAGCGTTTGGGTTTTTTGCCTGGCGATTTGGCACAAAAAGTGGATCCTTATTTACGTCCGCTGTACGATGCGTTGTATGAGATGCTAGGCGCCGAAAGGGCGGGTAAACTGATTGAAAAAAACATCATCGAGATTGCACCGCTTGCCTTTATGCGCGGACGAACGTTGTCGGATGCATTTATTATTTTGGACGAGGCGCAAAACACAACCGCTGAACAAATGAAAATGTTTTTAACACGGATTGGTTTTGGCTCCAAAGCCGTTGTGACGGGTGATTTGTCACAAGTCGATTTGCCCAAGGGCGTGCGCTCTGGGTTGCGAGATGCGTCTGAGGTATTAAAAGGCGTTGAGGGGATTGCTTATACTGTGTTTTCTGCTGATGATGTCGTTCGCCATCCACTGGTGCAACGAATCGTTATCGCCTATGAAAAACAAGCCGCATCACAATCAAATGATGCTAAGCGATAA